In Flavobacterium sp. WV_118_3, one DNA window encodes the following:
- a CDS encoding LemA family protein, whose product MKKWLVPGIIVFLIIVVYFWAKGINNTAVQMDQASQEAWGNVQTSYQRRNDLIGNLVNTVKGAADFEKSTLEAVVKARSEATKTTIDPSNITPEQLAEFNKAQSGVSSALSRLLVTVEQYPDLKANQNFLKLQDELASTENQILTARTRFNESVKGYNSHIKMFPNSIFAGMFGFKEKAYFNAVEGAEKPVEVKF is encoded by the coding sequence ATGAAAAAATGGTTAGTTCCCGGAATTATTGTATTCCTGATTATTGTAGTCTATTTTTGGGCTAAAGGCATCAACAATACTGCTGTTCAAATGGACCAGGCTTCACAGGAAGCATGGGGTAACGTACAAACCTCGTATCAACGACGAAATGACCTGATCGGTAATTTGGTAAACACGGTTAAAGGGGCTGCCGATTTCGAAAAAAGTACGCTGGAAGCAGTAGTAAAAGCCCGTTCGGAAGCGACCAAAACTACAATCGATCCTTCGAATATTACACCAGAACAATTGGCGGAGTTTAACAAAGCGCAAAGCGGTGTTTCTTCGGCTTTATCGCGTTTATTGGTTACCGTTGAACAATATCCGGATTTAAAAGCGAACCAGAACTTCTTAAAACTTCAGGACGAGCTGGCGAGTACCGAAAATCAGATTTTAACAGCCAGAACCCGTTTTAACGAGTCGGTTAAAGGCTACAACAGTCATATTAAAATGTTCCCGAACAGCATTTTTGCCGGAATGTTCGGATTTAAAGAAAAAGCGTATTTCAATGCCGTAGAAGGTGCTGAAAAACCGGTTGAAGTAAAATTCTAA
- a CDS encoding TPM domain-containing protein gives MSATENFLTPEEERAIVNAIQIAEQNTSGEIRVHLEDHSEKPPVERAQEVFYSLGMDKTKARNGVLFYIGVSDHTFAIIGDEGIHKVVEDDFWDCTRDIVIAHFKNRRYKDGLVDGIIKAGERLKQYFPFESDDTNELSNEISKG, from the coding sequence ATGTCGGCTACTGAAAATTTCCTGACTCCAGAAGAAGAACGTGCAATCGTGAACGCGATTCAGATTGCCGAACAAAATACTTCCGGGGAAATCAGAGTCCATCTGGAAGATCATAGCGAAAAACCTCCGGTCGAAAGAGCGCAGGAGGTTTTTTACTCCCTTGGCATGGACAAAACCAAAGCCCGAAACGGCGTTTTGTTTTACATAGGGGTTTCCGATCATACTTTTGCCATTATCGGTGATGAAGGCATTCATAAGGTCGTGGAAGACGATTTTTGGGACTGTACCAGAGACATCGTGATAGCACACTTCAAAAACAGACGTTATAAAGACGGTTTGGTAGATGGTATCATCAAAGCCGGCGAACGTTTAAAACAGTATTTTCCTTTTGAAAGTGACGATACCAACGAATTATCGAACGAAATATCCAAAGGATAA
- a CDS encoding TPM domain-containing protein, translating to MTHCIAKFIKSLLLPVFFLLLQPVSAQFTIPEKPKFQTSVYDYANLLSPQEKQSLEEKLVRYSDSTSTQIVVATIESLKGEDIGILTPKWAHQWGIGQAKEDNGVFILLAKNERRIWIAPGYGVEDRLTAGIVGEITREVIIPQFKAGSYYNGLDKGTDAIVEVLKGKYKGTRKGDKSDDGVAGIFIFIFIVIILIIVLARGRKSGGGGNGGIGGGGGPDLLDMIILSSLGRGGGGGFGGGSSGGGFGGGGFGGGFGGGGFSGGGAGGSW from the coding sequence ATGACACATTGTATTGCTAAATTTATTAAAAGCCTGTTGTTGCCGGTATTCTTTTTACTGCTGCAACCGGTTTCGGCACAGTTTACCATACCGGAAAAGCCAAAATTTCAAACGAGCGTTTACGATTATGCTAATCTTTTAAGTCCGCAGGAAAAACAAAGCCTGGAAGAAAAACTGGTTCGTTATTCCGATTCGACCTCAACACAGATTGTAGTCGCTACTATCGAGTCGTTAAAAGGCGAGGATATCGGGATATTAACCCCGAAATGGGCACATCAATGGGGTATCGGACAGGCAAAAGAGGATAATGGTGTTTTTATACTGTTAGCCAAAAACGAGCGCCGTATCTGGATTGCCCCGGGTTATGGCGTGGAAGATCGGCTAACTGCCGGTATCGTTGGCGAAATCACGAGGGAAGTCATTATCCCGCAATTTAAAGCCGGTAGTTATTATAACGGACTCGATAAAGGCACCGACGCAATTGTGGAGGTACTGAAAGGAAAATACAAAGGCACCCGAAAAGGGGATAAATCCGACGATGGTGTAGCTGGTATCTTTATTTTTATCTTTATTGTCATTATCCTGATTATCGTGTTAGCGCGTGGACGTAAGTCCGGTGGTGGCGGTAATGGAGGCATTGGCGGTGGTGGCGGACCTGATTTACTGGACATGATCATCCTGAGCAGCCTTGGCCGTGGTGGCGGAGGTGGTTTTGGAGGCGGAAGTTCCGGTGGCGGTTTTGGCGGCGGTGGATTCGGTGGCGGCTTTGGCGGCGGCGGATTTAGCGGTGGCGGAGCCGGAGGAAGTTGGTAA
- a CDS encoding choice-of-anchor J domain-containing protein — MNLKLFLITLLLSIGILSNAQTRATVLFEDDFEKYDDFIISNIGSWLTLDLDKTRTLHLTQNWKNCGKPQAFIIFNPSASGIEMARYTTKSGEKYAACWTSETKKNDDWLISPPIALGALANEVSFYVKSPYQAYLEEYEVGIYTGTGTPSGSADFTIISGNTPLRAPLNWEQKKMSLDAYAGQTVRIGIHCVSHNKTCFMVDNFKVTTDKKLTTVDFSTENFSVFPNPAQEVLYLRSKSGIRINDIRILDINGKTIKKVPQQQESEIQIAIADLTAGIYFLSIQTDEGFGSFRFLKE, encoded by the coding sequence ATGAATCTAAAACTATTTTTAATTACGTTACTCCTTAGCATAGGAATATTGAGTAATGCACAAACCAGAGCAACTGTTCTTTTCGAGGACGATTTCGAAAAATATGATGATTTTATTATTTCGAATATTGGGTCTTGGTTAACATTGGATCTGGATAAAACGAGAACACTACATCTAACCCAAAATTGGAAGAATTGCGGAAAACCACAGGCTTTTATTATTTTTAATCCATCCGCTTCGGGAATCGAAATGGCACGTTATACTACAAAAAGTGGTGAAAAATATGCTGCTTGCTGGACTTCGGAAACAAAGAAAAATGATGATTGGCTAATCAGTCCGCCTATTGCATTAGGAGCTTTGGCTAATGAAGTGAGTTTTTATGTAAAATCACCATATCAGGCTTATCTTGAAGAATATGAGGTAGGCATATATACCGGTACTGGTACGCCATCTGGTTCAGCGGATTTTACGATAATCTCCGGGAATACACCATTAAGGGCACCATTGAATTGGGAACAAAAGAAAATGAGTCTGGATGCCTATGCCGGGCAAACGGTAAGAATTGGAATCCACTGTGTTTCGCATAATAAAACCTGCTTTATGGTTGACAATTTTAAAGTTACTACAGATAAAAAGCTGACAACGGTGGATTTTAGTACAGAAAATTTTTCTGTTTTTCCCAATCCGGCTCAAGAAGTATTATATCTCCGATCAAAAAGCGGAATACGGATTAACGATATACGAATTTTAGATATAAACGGGAAAACAATTAAAAAAGTACCGCAACAACAGGAATCGGAAATACAAATCGCTATAGCCGACTTAACTGCCGGGATTTATTTTCTTTCCATTCAAACTGATGAAGGATTCGGGAGTTTCCGGTTTTTAAAAGAATAA